A segment of the Aureliella helgolandensis genome:
GTTCTCGAGTGGCCTCGTAGACCAATTGACCCTTCTCTTGAATCGATGCGTTGACCGCATCGAAAGAGGGTTTGACGGAATCGGGTGGCGTGACGCGTTGTAGCTGTAAGTTGGTGATCTCAATGCCAGCGTCATACAGGACCAAAGCATCTTTCATTTCCGACAACGCTTGCAAGGCAATCTCCTCGCGTTTTACCGTCAGCGTTTCGTCGGCTGAGTAGTCACCCACAATGCGGTGCATGGTTGACCTTGCAACCGCCAGCAGTACGCGATTGACATGTTGTTCGTTGAAGCTGAAGATGAATTTTTCAGGCTCCGTGACTCGCCAGAATACATTCCATTCCACCACGGCTGCATACAAATCGCCCGTCAAGATCAACGAGCGGTCATCACTGCGACTCCCTTCGGAAGGGAAGTCTGTGTTGGATCGTTCGTTGTAGCCCCAGGGCAGCTTCATGCTCTTTTCGCTCATGTCGACGAGTACGCGTTGGTCGATGCCTGGGAGTTTGAAGCGCAGTCCGGGAGGCGCTGTGGTGTGGTATTTTCCGAAGCGTAGCACTACCGCTTGTTCATGCGCGTCGACCACATAGGCGGCGCTCCAGACGACGTAGGCGATCACTACCAGCCCAAAGATGAGCAGGGCTCCGCCAGCGATCTGTTGAGGCGATTTGCCGTTCAGGTCGAAGTCAAAATTGCTAAAGTTATCGCGGGCCATGATGTCTATTGCCAATTAAGAATTAAGTTGTCTGCCATACGGTGATGAGCAATCCCTCGAGTGCTCGAACGGATTGCCCACTGATACGTAGGCTCATGCTGAGCCTAGTTTGGGCGCAAGCGGCGGTGGATTTTGTTCCGTGTCGCCGTTCGCACTGCGAAAGAGTGGCCCTTGAGGCGGCTTTGGCGGAGCGATGGGCGATTCGGGTTTCTACGTTTTCGAGAAAATCGACAGCCTGTTGCGCGGCGGGTTCCCGTATCAACAACCCCGAGTGAGCGAGCCACTAGCGACCGCCCGTAGACTCCGCTAGCGTCTGTCCCCAAACTGTAAGTTACCCACAGGATCCGGTACGTAAAATCGAGCAATGCAAGCGA
Coding sequences within it:
- the hflK gene encoding FtsH protease activity modulator HflK: MARDNFSNFDFDLNGKSPQQIAGGALLIFGLVVIAYVVWSAAYVVDAHEQAVVLRFGKYHTTAPPGLRFKLPGIDQRVLVDMSEKSMKLPWGYNERSNTDFPSEGSRSDDRSLILTGDLYAAVVEWNVFWRVTEPEKFIFSFNEQHVNRVLLAVARSTMHRIVGDYSADETLTVKREEIALQALSEMKDALVLYDAGIEITNLQLQRVTPPDSVKPSFDAVNASIQEKGQLVYEATRERNSILPMARAQADKLVREAEGYSSRRLSEAQGEISALLAKYESYKLAPEITRQRMYLETMERVFATAGRKLILDEQLKGLVPLMQIGQPAANP